One genomic segment of Pongo abelii isolate AG06213 chromosome 13, NHGRI_mPonAbe1-v2.0_pri, whole genome shotgun sequence includes these proteins:
- the LOC134759738 gene encoding glycosyltransferase 6 domain-containing protein 1-like yields MEPKFITIASKHSMSCNREQEHSHIHFALWTVYFSFGRNSVLHWSLIQHMMTYYRIVPQPFRKLVSESALKLRLLLAVPLSTRPAAPEQRGTQKRPDVVTRTDWLALVIWEGTYNRQALEIRYKRLNITIGLTVFAAGK; encoded by the exons ATGGAACCCAAGTTCATAACAATAGCAAGCAAACATTCCATGAGCTGTAATCGTGAGCAGGAACATTCCCACATCCACTTTGCTTTATGGACTGTGTATTTTAGCTTTGGAAGAAACAGTGTCTTACATTGGTCATTGATTCAACACATGATGACATATTATAGGATAGTGCCTCAACCTTTCAGGAAATTGGTTTCTGAATCAGCACTGAAATTGAGACTTCTGCTGGCTGTTCCACTTTCTACCAGACCAGCTGCCCCTGAACAAAGAGGCACACA AAAACGACCAGATGTTGTAACAAGAACTGACTGGCTTGCTCTGGTCATATGGGAAGGAACTTACAACAGACAGGCCTTGGAAATACGTTACAAGAGGCTGAACATTACCATAGGGTTGACTGTATTTGCTGCTGGAAAGTAG